Proteins from one Triticum aestivum cultivar Chinese Spring chromosome 7A, IWGSC CS RefSeq v2.1, whole genome shotgun sequence genomic window:
- the LOC123152531 gene encoding uncharacterized protein → MAAEPTKNDAHVVEIPVTGDGAEPASGAFPGMAASGHHPLGEIADSGGHLLLLKLWQREESRLNRRACALEAVMDAARRDAFYLCAAFLALHGLSLALLFAASVAGGAPSRACRRWWAPSSLSLAASLALAAAVQLRVCAYWRAARRLRRERGDARALARCVQELRMKGASFDLSKEPQCGVTRTNCASVEGAGAWGPLRWCYRNVVTACLLAVAAVALPSGKLILCA, encoded by the coding sequence ATGGCGGCGGAGCCCACCAAAAACGACGCCCACGTCGTGGAGATCCCGGTCACCGGCGACGGAGCGGAGCCAGCCAGCGGCGCGTTCCCCGGCATGGCGGCGTCGGGGCACCACCCGCTGGGCGAGATCGCCGACAGCGGGGGCCACCTGCTGCTGCTCAAGCTGTGGCAGCGGGAGGAGTCCCGCCTGAACCGCCGCGCGTGCGCGCTCGAGGCGGTCATGGACGCGGCGCGGCGGGACGCCTTCTACCTCTGCGCGGCCTTCCTCGCCCTCCACGgcctctccctcgcgctcctcTTCGCCGCCTCCGTCGCGGGCGGCGCCCCGTCGCGCGCCTGCAGGAGGTGGTGGGCGCCCTCGTCCCTCTCGCTGGCCGCCTCCCTCGCGCTCGCCGCGGCCGTGCAGCTCCGCGTCTGCGCCTACTGGCGCGCcgcgcggcggctgcggcgggaGCGCGGCGACGCCCGGGCCCTCGCGCGGTGCGTGCAGGAGCTGCGCATGAAGGGCGCGTCCTTCGACCTGTCCAAGGAGCCGCAGTGCGGGGTGACGAGGACCAACTGCGCCAGCGTCGAGGGCGCGGGGGCGTGGGGCCCGCTCCGGTGGTGCTACCGGAACGTCGTCACCGCctgcctcctcgccgtcgccgccgtagcCTTGCCCTCCGGCAAGCTCATCCTGTGCGCCTAG